TAGCAGCGATTTTATTTGTTATTGCCATTTTGTTGATGATTTTGCTGCTCACGACGTTACGAAACTTTTTTACGGATGAAATCTATACGACGATCGAAAATGAGCAGCACATTTTAACTGAGTTTCGAGTGCCCGGTTCTCTGGAGAGACGCGATTTTTCCAAAGATGCCTCTGCACCGAGCACGGAACGATCGGTGCAGCACATCCTGCTTCCAGAGGATATCTCCCTGTACCGAAAACAGCAATTTGTTCCCGACTCGTTCATAAAAAAGGTCTATGAATTGGTCAACAGCCAACACACAAAGACGAGAAGATATTCTGAAGATATAGGCAATACAAGAGTTTTCTTCGTCGTAAAAAAAGTGATCGTCAATGACCAGCCGGGATACCTGCTTTCCTATGCATTTGATTCGTATCGGGACACACTGTCATTCACACTGTTTAAAAGGCTGCTTTACGGTTTAGCTATTGTACTGATATTAAGCTGGATTCCTTCTCTTTGGCTGGCGCGTTATTTATCAAGACCCTTGGTCACTTTGGAAAAGCACGTCAAACAAATCAGCAAACAGGACTGGCACGATCCTGTGACCGTCGATCGGACGGATGAAATTGGACATCTCGGCCAAAGCATCGAGGATATGAGGCAAAAGCTTATTCATAAGGATGAGACAGAAAGAGCATTAATGCAAAATATTTCACACGACTTAAAAACACCAGTAATGGTCATTCGCGGGTACACTCAAGCAATAAAGGACGGAATCTTTCCGCAGGGTGATTTAGATAGTACAGTGGATGTCATTGAAGCGGAAGCTGAAAAATTGGAGAAGAAAATCAAAAATTTATTATACCTGACAAAACTGGATTATCTTTCGAAACAAAAGCAAGTTCGGGAAACATTTCATTTGAGCGAAACGATCCAATCGGTTGTGGATCGGTTAAAATGGTCTAGAATCGATATAGATTGGCTGACCTCTTTAGATGATGTATCTATTGAAGGGGATGAAGAACAGTGGAATAAATTGGTCGAAAACATTTTGGAAAACCAAATACGCTATGCGGAACAAACCATAGAAATTCAGGTTCGCACAGGAAATGCAAATGAAGCCATTCTAACGATCAAAAATGATGGACCGCATATTGAAGAAAAGATGCTTACCAGCCTATTTGAGCCTTTTAATAAAGGGAAGAAAGGCGAATTCGGAATAGGGCTTAGCATCGTAAAACGTATATTGGAGCTTCATAATGCAAAAATCAAGATTGAAAATAAAGAAACAGGAGTGTGCTATACAATCATCGTTCCAAAAAACAGGCTGTAATCTGCGCAGTCTGTTTTTTTACGTAAATGAATATCCGTTTAAATCACGATAGCCTTTTGTCACATGTCTTTTCGAATGCTGTATCCAGCGTTTTTCTTCGACCATTTGCTTTGGATAACTGACTTTTTCAGCTTTGATTCCCTGGCTTTTTAAACGGGAAATGATCTGTTCCAATTCTTTCATGGCGATGCACCCTTTCAGTTAATTTTGACCATACAGTCACCTTACTATATAATATATAAAACAAGAGTATGAATTACAAGTTACAATCTTGTTAAATTTTCGGTTTGACCACTTGGTCACTCCTTTAGCCAACGTCAACATGGAGGATGGGCATTCATGAAGCAAAAAGAAATAAGCATCATTAATCAAGCAATTAAATTGTTCGCAGAAAAAGGATATAAAACGACCTCTGTTCAAGAAATCGCTGATGAATGCGGAATATCCAAAGGCGCTTTTTACATTTACTTCAAATCGAAAGACGCATTATTGGTAAGCATCCTCGAATACTATTATCACAAAGTATTTACCCGAATTGACGAATTGAAAACCAGCCATCTCCCCCCCAAAGAAGTTTATCGGAAGCAGCTTGCGGTTTATTATGAAAATATTCTTGAACACCAGGATTTTATTACGATGCAAATGAAAGAAAAATCAATGCCTGACAATAAGGACATTCGTACGATCGCCAATCAGTTCAAAGCGACATCACTTGAACTGCATACACAAAATGTAAAGCACATTTACGGTGAAGGCATTGCCCCCTATCTGGCCGATATTTGCTTATTAATTGAGGGGCTTACCCACGTCTATTTGGAGCTGATCATTTTATATAAACTTCCATTAGAAATCAGCAGGCTGACATCCACGATTGTCGACAGGGTCGATGACCTTGTCCAAGGGATGATTAGAAGAAATGAAAAGCCGCTTGTGACAAACTTGACTGCTAGCAGCTTATTTGAATGGCCGGATATGGAGCATAAACCGGGACATTCAATGATCAAAAAAATTAAAGAAAAAGCCTCACGTCTACCCGACCGCTCTCATCATCAAGAAATCATGGAAAGCTTGGAGCTGCTTGAAAATGAACTTAGGCATCCAACTCCGCGAACTGCAATTATTAAAGGCATGATTGCCAATTTAAAAGCAGTAGACGAAATTAAAGGAGAAGCTGAAATGCTCGATCATCTGATAAATGAAAGAAAGAATGGTTCCAACTTCATCTAAAATGGGGGGAAACGGCTGAATGACAGCCGTTTCTTCCGTATGTTAAGCCTTTGAATTCACCATATCTTCCGGCTTCACAAACCGATCAAACTCTTCCTCAGTTAATAGATTTAATTTCAAAGAAGCCTCTTTCAATGTCAAACCTTCTTTATGGGCAAGCTTTGCGATTTTCGCCGCATTTTCATACCCGATATGCGGATTCAATGCAGTCACCAGCATAAGTGATTCTTCCAAATTCCGTTGAATAACTTCTTGATTCGGTTCAATTCCAACCGCACAATTGTCATGGAATGAGTGAATTCCTTCAGCAAGCAGCTGGACGGATTGCAGGAAGTTATAAGCAATCACGGGCTTGAACACATTTAATTCAAAATTCCCTTGGCTTGCAGCAATTCCAATTGTTGCGTCATTCCCCATGACCTGTACAGCAATCATCGTTAATGCTTCACATTGAGTCGGGTTTACTTTTCCCGGCATAATTGAGCTTCCCGGTTCGTTCTCAGGAATCACCAGTTCGCCAATTCCACATCGCGGCCCGCTCGCAAGCCATCTTACATCGTTCGCAATTTTCATTAAATCAGCTGCCAACGCTTTTATTGCCCCATGCACATAGGTTAATTCGTCATGACTCGTTAGGGCATGAAACTTATTCGGCGAAGAACGGAAGTTGTGCTTCGTCAACTGACTGATTTCCTCCGCTACTATGTTCCCAAACTCCGGATGAGCATTTATCCCGGTTCCTACCGCGGTTCCGCCAATAGCCAATTCGCGGATTTTTTCAGTAGATTCCAGAATCATTTCTTTCGAACGCTCCAGCATGTATACCCATCCGCTGATTTCCTGACCTAACGTTAATGGCGTAGCATCCTGCAGATGGGTCCGGCCAATTTTCACGACATCTTCATAGGCTTGGGCCTTCTCATCAAGAGTGCCTTTCAGCTGATCGATCGCCGGAATAAGCTTTTCGTAGACTGATAGTACAGCAGCAACGTGCATTGCCGTAGGAAAGGTGTCGTTTGAGCTTTGACTGCGGTTCACGTCATCATTTGGGTGGATCCTTTCCGATACGCCTTTTTCTTGCAGATATTCGGTCGCCAGGTTAGCAACAACCTCGTTCATATTCATGTTGCTTTGGGTTCCGCTGCCAGTTTGCCAAACAACCAATGGAAATTGATCATCGTACGTACCTTTCAAGACCTCATCACAGACGGATACGATTGCCTTTGATTTCTCCTTCTCCAAATTCCCAAGCCTTTCATTCGCAATTGCTGTACTTCTCTTGAGAATTGCAAACGCCTTCACAATTTCGTGCGGCATTTTTTCATTGCCTATTTTAAAATTCTCCCTGCTTCTTTGAGTTTGCGCCCCCCAATATTTGTCTGCCGGTACTTTTATTTCTCCCATTGTGTCTTTTTCAATTCTGTATTCCATTATGTATCCCTCCATTAATCTAGTACTTCGATGAAAACAAGTAATATCCTTTATTAAAATTTTATCGTATTTTTCTATGAAAATCTAAAAAAATTCGGTGGTACATCCATTGTGAACCTGACCTGCTTTTTAAGTGCTGTATTCCCCAACCGTTTTTTCATCAATATAGTTGTTCTTCAAAATTATCTAGAAGATCTTTTGAAGAGGTTGGGAGCCATGGTAAAATACAGTAGAAAGGGTGTGTCTGTTTGAAAAGAACGCTGCAGGTTGTCGGAATTCTATTAATTGTGGCAGGAATTCTAATATTCTTTGCGACGATGAACCAATCCCTCTTATCAGATCCGTATATAGGGGGTGGAGTGGGTTATATCGAGTCTATGATGTCTTTTTTGTCCTATTCTATAACTCCTATTCTTCTTATTATCGGAGGATTTCTCCTGCTCGGCACTGCCAAATTGATTGAAGTGCAAGAGCGGTCATCAGAAATGACAACTGCATTGCTAAAACAGCTGTTAGAAATGAAAAACGAAGCCCAAGCCCCTTCTGCCCCAATGAATAATACTCACATAGCGGCAGATGAACAGGAATTGACAGCAGAAATAGAAGAAGAACTGCCATTTCAAGAAAACGAACGGAAATATTGGCACGGTTAATGGCCGTAATGCAGGATAAAGTAATGAAGGCTTTCCTATAGTTTGGAAGGCCTTTATTTATTGTACAATCTTATTCCGGTGAGCGTAAATGGCTGCCTGGGTTCGGTCTGCCACCTCAAGCTTAGATAAAATATTCGTTACGTGAGTTTTCACTGTTTTTATCGTTATGTAAAGGTCCTCTGAAATATCTTTGTTTGTTTTGCCTTCAGCCAAGAGACGAAGTATTTCCAGCTCTCTGGCTGTCAATGAATGATGGAGCGGCTGCTCTGAAGAGGAATGACGCAATCTGGACAGGACTTTTCCCGCGACCTTTGCCTCAAGCTTCGGTTCTCCAATGCTTGCAGATCTGATCGCTTCGGCAATATCCTTTGCTTTTGAAGTTTTTAACAAGTAACTGAGAGCTCCGGCTTCAATGACAGGATAAACCTTATCATCGTCAATAAAGCTCGTTAACACGATGATTTTTGCGTTTTCCATTTGGCTGCAAATCTTTTTTGTCGCCTCTATTCCATCCATGCCCTCCATGACCAGATCCATAAGGATGACGTCTGGTTTTAGATCAACAGCCATTTTCACTCCAGTCTCCCCATCTGATGCTTCGCCAACTACTTCAATGTCAGACTGCGCTTCTAAAAATGCTGCCAACCCCATTCTAACCATCTCATGATCATCAATCAACAGTACCCGTATCAACATGTTCACTCCTCTCCTTATAGATAGGAACCTTGACATCAATTTGCGTTCCTTTCGTTTCAAACGAAATGATTTCTGCGACTCCTCCTACTTCACTTGCCCGTTCACGAATCGAATTCAACCCGTAAGAAGAAGTTTTGATGTCGTCCATTTTAAATCCGATTCCATTATCAATGACCTTTAGCTGAACCTGGCTGTTTCTTGCTAAAAGGCGAACTGTAACCTTCGAGGCTTTCGAGTGGCGAAACACATTTGATAGTGCTTCTTGAACAATCCGGAACAGCTGGTCTTCTACTCCTTTTGATAGATACTGGATGTCTTCGAGCTCCCAGTCAATCTCAAGAGTCTCTTTTTCTTTGAATTCTTGCAACAGCTCAAAAAGTCCTTCTTTTAATCCTTTGCCCTCCAGAGTCACCGGCCTTAAATGCATGAGGAGCGCCCTCATTTCATTTTGAGCATTCGCAGCCATCCCTTCTACTAATTTCATGCGCTTTGCCACTTTCTCATTTAAGCCGGTCGTCGATTCGAGTATTGCAGATGTCATCATCGATATGGCGAACAGCTGCTGGCTTACGACATCGTGCAGGTCTCTTGCAAGCTTTTGCCGTTCTTCTGACACGACAGATTTTTTCATTTGGATTTGCCACTCAGCACGTTCGTTAGACAGCTTTTGAAGTGATGCCACTTGAAGCTCGACTCTCTTAGCCATTTCGTTTAACTGGTCTGCCACCATTCCGATTTCGTCATCGCCAAGCGCAGGGAGCCGATAGGCAAAATTCCCATTTTCAAATTTTAATATGGATTCAATTAACTTTTCCAAGCGATTCTTCAAATCATTACCGAAAATATACCCAGAACCAAAGCCAATGAAAACACAGATCATGAGCAGGATGGCGAAAAACGGAACACCAAACCATTTTGATGACAAAAGCAGGCTTGGATCAAGCTGATAATAAAAAAACAAAAGTACGGTTATGGCGCTCATGACAAAAAAACTCGCACCCAAATACATCCTTACCGATCTCCATTGGATATTGGAAAGTATTTTTCTTGTCATAAATATCTCACGTCCACATCCCCGATAAACAATGAAATAGATATTTTCACTTTCCTTGAACTGTTGTTGTAGTTAGAAGATGACGCATGGATTTTGCTGCTTAATCCGCTGCTTCTGTCTCCAATTATATCCATATCACCCACAAATGCCGATGAGGTGATTGCCACCTCCAAGTCAGCCGGCACATAAATATCAATATCGCCAATAATCCCGCTTATGACAATCGTGCTTTCACCCTCAGGAACGATGGCTTTCGAGAGGTCAATCTTCACATCGCCGATAAAACCGGAAATATTTAGATCTGTAAGATCAAAAGGATTTTTCATTAACCTGACTTCTCCGATAAAAAAGTTGCGATTGGCTGTCGGAATTGTATGGTTCACCGGTTCTGATTTCTTTTTCGTCAGATCCACTTTTTTTGATGGTTCCTTTGTTTTTTCCTTTTGAGCAAAAACGGGCTGATTCGTAACTAAACGATATCCTGCATAAATGAGAAAAGCAGCGAAAAGGTACCCGAAAAGATTAAAGGTGATGCTGAATAACGATTTTACGAAGAGCAATCCAGCAAAGACATACATGACTGATCCGAGTAATCGGTGGGAATATTTATGGAAAAAGTATCCTGCAATTAAAAAACAGAGCGGCCAGAACACTGCGTCACCCAGACCACTATTTTGCATAAAGACACTTATCCCGAAAAGTATTACAAGAAGCCCAAGTAGCTTTTTCTTAGTTAGACGCAAGCGGCCCCGCTCCTTTCTGTGAATTATTGCCCATCAATCTCTACATCACCGCTTGTGACCGAAATTGATACGTTATGGTTTGCCTTTCCTTTTGAGGCCTTCAGTTTATTTTCATCAGACTCAATTTTGTCAAAATCAAAAGAATGGCTGATGTCTCCGCTGGTGGTATTTGCTTCGAGAGCGATATCCGCGTCTTCAGGCAAAGAGAGGCTCAGTTCCCCGGAGGTTAATTGAAATTGGAGATCGTTTGTCAATTCATTTAAGCTGACTGTAACATTTCCGCTAGTCAGTTTCGAATGAATTTTTCCGGTCAGGTTTTCAATTTCTATATTTCCAGATGTAGTCCTTAATGTTGAATTTGAAGCGTTGATATCTGATAATCCAATGTTTCCTGAAGTTCCTTTTACATTCAATTCTTTTGCATCTACTTCGTCCACTTTAATATTCCCGCTGCTCGTTTCCAAAGAGAGCTGATCTAAGCTTAATTGATGATCTGCTGATAATCGCAAATTGCCGCTTGTGAGATCGGCAGACAGGTTTTCTTTGTACTCGGCCGGGACATGCACGACCAGCTTATGATCTTGAAAGAACGAAAAGAAAGACAAACCCTTATGCTTTACGTTAAGAGAAAGCTTCCCTCCGCTTTCACTCGCATCCAAGCTGATATTTTTGCCGCCATGCAATTCAGCGTAAATGTCATCACGCTCTTCTCCGACAATATCAACGTTCGTACTCCTTGAAGAAACCTCAATCTCGTCAATATCACTAACATCAGCAGAGGCAGTAGTATTACTCTCTCCCGGACTAATCAAGAAAAAAAAGCCGTCCCGGAAGACAAGAAAGACCAATAGTAAGATGCCGAATAATATCATCAGATTCCCGACAAGTTTTTTCATAGTATCCCTCATTTTTTATGAGTCATCCTTATTATAAGGAATGTTCGTTTGCATTGAAACTATTATTTCAAGACAGGGGTAGGAGGCTAAAGCCAGCCCCCCATTCATTGCGATTACTGCTTGCTTGCCAGAAGCTCGCCATTATCCTTTTTCTTCGCTTTCATTTTTTCAATCTCTTTCTCTACTTCGCCAGCATATTCGAGATTCGTGAAGGAGCTTGAACCGGAAATGTCAGCAAAGCTGTTCACCTTAATTTCCATTTCTTCTATTCTGTTTTCCATTCGCATAAATTCCCGATATGCACTTTCGCTATCAATCCTGTTAAATGATGCATTTAAATGTTCCTTTGCTTTCACCGCATTCGCGCGTGCAATTAATGCATGCTTTTTATCCTTAAGATCCTGAAGCTTCCCTTCAAGTGTCTCCAGCTGGTTTTTCAGTTCTTTCACTTGATTCTTTGCCAGTTCATAGCTTTCTTTATGTTCCTTCGCTTTTTCTTCGTAATATTTCATTTCAGCTAAGGCTTTACGGGCAAGCTCTTCTTCGCCGGCATCAAAAGCGAGCTGCGCTTGATTTCTGCGTTTAGTCTCTAATTGTTCTGCTTCCTCGAATTTCTTCTTAAAGCCCCGCTCAATCGTTTGTTGCTCGATAATGATATGCTTCGCTTTAGCAATATCGCTTTCCATGTCCCTTACATATTGATTCAGCATAACCCTCGGGTTTTCTACCTTATCCAGTCCTTCATTGATTTGAGCGACGAACATATCTCTCATTCGTTTAAGTACCATGTTTTCGTTCCTCCTGTTATTTATTTTTTTTCAAAAAATCTTCCCATTCTGAATCAAAGTTTGATTGGTAAACGGTGTCTTCTTTATGTGAATGGATGATCGGATCTGCTTCTTTTGATTCATCCTTGATCATTTTCCAACCGAAATAAATCAGCCCGGCCGCCAAAGCCAATCCTAAAATAAACGGGAGTGATCCGGTTACAAAGCAAATTCCAAACAGAATCAGGATGATCCCGGAAATTTTATGTCCTCTGCTCCAGCGTTTTGCCCCGTAGTACAGCAGTCCTGCAGAAACAGCGATTGCAATCAGCCCTCCAAAACTTCCGCCTCCAAAGAAGAGAGAAAGTCCAAACAAAATCAAGACGATGCCGATTATGGATTTGCCGCTAATTTTCACGTGTGTCCCTCCTTTCTCGTTCCTTGACTTAACTATAGTCAAAATTAAAAGCCTATAAAACGAGACAGAGAAGGATTTTAAGATAAGACCAGGGTCGTATAGGAGGACAGACTCTTAGCCAAAACAATACCGCCAGTTGGTGGCAGACAGCTCAGTTTTTTCTGTATTCAGCGGCAAGGAGATAACGATATATCCGTTCATCCCGGGGCTCATGTGCCCGCTTCGGGAATGATTGCGACCGCTTTACATTTTATTGCGACCACTTCCGAATTTATTGTGACCACTTTCTCTTTTTTTCTGCCCGCTTGAGAAATCATTCGTCTCCTTCGTGTGCTTTCCACGCTTGTAGAGCAGTTCCAAACTTAGCTAAACATAAAAAGAAGAGCTGCTATAGAGCCCTTCTTCACCTTATCTTGTCTTGTACTTATTATGAAATCCTTTTTCTCTTCTTCACATACTCCTTTTCCCAATAATCCGCATTTTTGATTCCCAGCTTACTCGGTGTGAAAATCGGATCCAATCCTTGCAGCTTTTGTTCTCTGTAATCTTTTAAAGCACGCAGCACCGGTTTGATGAGAAACAGGAGTGCTATAAGATTAAGCCAGGCCATCATGCCGACGCCCAGATCTGCTAAAAGCCAGGTTACTCCTGTTTCCCACAAAGCACCAATCAGAGTGGTGGCTATTAAGGCTAACTTTAAAATTAAGGCAAAGATCTTATTGAATTTTCCTTTTAATATATAGACCATATTTGTTTCTGCAATGTAATATTGAGCCATGATCGTCGTGAACGCGAAAAAACATAGGGCAATGGCAACAAATCCCGAACCAAACCCCGGAATCACGCTTTCGACAGCCTCCTGGGTATATTGGGCTGTTCCTTCAATTAATGCCCCGTCCGCTCCTAAAACATTGCTTGCAATCGGATTTCCTCCAGCATCTACCGTATTAAAACTGTTAGTAAATAAAATCATTAATGCTGTTGCAGAACAAACAAATAAGGTATCAATATAGATCGAAAATGCCTGGACCAGCCCTTGCTTCACCGGATGGGAAACTTCTGCTGCAGCAGCAGCATGCGGTCCGGTTCCCTGTCCTGCTTCGTTCGAATATACCCCGCGCTGTATACCAAAGGAAATAGCGGTACCGACAATTCCTCCAAACATAGCATTTGCCCCAAATGCACTGGAAAAAATCAATTCCAAAACGGCGGGCACTTGTTCAATATTTAAGCCGATAACGATTAACGAAACTAAAATATAGCCAACCGCCATGAAAGGGACGACAAACTGTGCAACAGAAGCTATGCTTTTCACCCCGCCAATAATGATTAATGCTAATATAGCAGTCATCACTATCCCTGATACAACATTAGGAACACCAAAAGCCTCCTTCAAGCCGGAAGAAATAGAGTTTGCCTGGATCCCTGGAGCAAACAGTGCGGTCGCAATCATAGCAGCAATCGCAAAAATGACTGCATACCATCTTAATCCAAGGGCTTTATCAATGTAATAAGCAGGTCCTCCGCGATATTGACCGGACTCTTGCTTTTTATATATCTGACCTAACGTCGATTCAGCAAACGAACTTGCCGCTCCAACAAAGCCGATAAACCACATCCAAAAAACAGCTCCAGGACCTCCTGCATAGATTGCTGCGGCGACTCCAGCAATATTTCCGGTACCAACACGTCCGGATAGAGCTATTGATATCGCCTGGAAAGACGATACGCCTTCCTTAGAGCTTTTTCCAGTAAACGTTTGAATGATCATATCTTTTAAATATCTCAATTGTACAAAACCAGTTAACCCGGTTAACAGCAATCCAATAACTGCACAAAGCCACACTAGCGGAGAACTCCACACGATTCCGACAAGCCATTCAAGAAACTGTTCCAAAAAACCTCTCCCTTCGGAAATTGATGAACAAACTATACTGCACCATTTTACTTACAAAAATGAATTATTCACCTAATAAGTAAGGTAATGTAACAATACTAGCCAAAACCGTGACTTCCGAACCAAAAAATATTAGATTATTTCACATGAATAACCCGGCTTTGTTTGATGAAAAGCCAAGCCATCCTTTTAGTATTCTTCTCTTATTAAAGGCAATCTGGAACAGTGAATTCCCCCGCCCATTTTTCTAATTTTTGATATATCAACGGGTAACACTTCGATCCCAGTGATCTTGCGGTTCTCGGAGTATCTGCAGCCATGATGACTTTTCTCGGCAAAACAGTAAGGCAATATGTCGTACATTCCAAGTTATTCGGACCTATGTAAATTAGCTTTAGGCCTCTTGCTCGACGTTCCTCGAGAACCCAAAGAGGAAGGTGTGAACTTATCAAAGAAAAGAAAGCCAAAAGTGATTTTCATGAGAAAACATAAACTGACATCATACCATATTACTATCCGCTTTCTTTCATTAACTTCTTTCTTTATTCCGTTAGATTACGGTACATTTATTCCCTAGATAGTGATAAGATACCGTTCTTAAAATATAAAATGAAACTGAATATTATATAGATTAGTATTTATTCTAGGCTATAATAAAATAAACAACACGGCATCCAAAATTCAACTTCAAAAATATTTTTCAAAGGAACTATGATAATGAAAAAAATAGTTGTTATCCTCTTGGCTGCAGCTGCTATCATAATTGTTTTTGTTTTTAACCAATCTAACGCAAAACAGGATAGGGATATATACGTAGCTATAAACGGAAATGATCAAAATAACGGCACAAAATCGAAGCCATTCCGCACACTAAAAAAAGCTGCTTCAGAAGCTAAAGCTGGTACCGCCGTTTTTATACGCAAAGGAACCTATCATGAAAAGATTGTCGTCAAACATAATGGCACAAAATCAAAACCAATTGTTTTTCAAGCCTACAAAAATGAAAAGGTTGTTCTTAGCGGAAAGAGTGTAAAGAATGTTGGAGGAACAACATCCTTAGTCAATATTAACAATAAAAATTATCTTACAATCAAGGGATTGACTATACAGGATTTAATAACTGATTTAGCAGATGAAACAGTTATAGGAATTTACGTAACAGGCTCTAGCAGCCATATTACATTAGAAAATAATCATGTGCAGAGGATAGAGACACATGCAGATGATGGGAATGGCCACGGAATCGCTATATATGGAACTGGCCCAATGAAAGACCTAAACATTTTGAACAATACAGTGGAAGATTTAATACTCGGTTCGAGTGAGGCTCTTGTTCTTAATGGAGATATTAACGGATTCAAAGTGGAAAATAATCTAG
This window of the Bacillus gobiensis genome carries:
- a CDS encoding alanine/glycine:cation symporter family protein — its product is MEQFLEWLVGIVWSSPLVWLCAVIGLLLTGLTGFVQLRYLKDMIIQTFTGKSSKEGVSSFQAISIALSGRVGTGNIAGVAAAIYAGGPGAVFWMWFIGFVGAASSFAESTLGQIYKKQESGQYRGGPAYYIDKALGLRWYAVIFAIAAMIATALFAPGIQANSISSGLKEAFGVPNVVSGIVMTAILALIIIGGVKSIASVAQFVVPFMAVGYILVSLIVIGLNIEQVPAVLELIFSSAFGANAMFGGIVGTAISFGIQRGVYSNEAGQGTGPHAAAAAEVSHPVKQGLVQAFSIYIDTLFVCSATALMILFTNSFNTVDAGGNPIASNVLGADGALIEGTAQYTQEAVESVIPGFGSGFVAIALCFFAFTTIMAQYYIAETNMVYILKGKFNKIFALILKLALIATTLIGALWETGVTWLLADLGVGMMAWLNLIALLFLIKPVLRALKDYREQKLQGLDPIFTPSKLGIKNADYWEKEYVKKRKRIS